One Burkholderia thailandensis E264 genomic window carries:
- a CDS encoding xylulokinase: MSRNVPTKGGAMAEPGPCVLAIDLGTSGPKAAVVSLDGRVVAAARDAVAMLRVPGGGVEQDPLDVWRAVRHACGVALHAAGVAPRGVLAVACSSQYSSIVPVGADGAPVANMMLWLDRRGAPRAVRDIAGCPAPADSLLRQWRWLRVHGLPPVEGGISLTHMRYLKYAKPDVYARTAAFLEPMDYLNLRFTGRMCANQCTAFMSLAVDNRHLNATRYDPRLVRYSRIDPDKLPELLPVDAIVGRVLPDVADELGLSRDTPVVAGLNDTQAGGIGAHAFAGDHAALSIGSSSVMIAHVRFKRTDIRHAILSMPSPVPDTYFVMAENGVGGAALKHFIEQQVYADDPFGALPRDDCFARLQKAIDATPPGSGGVMFMPWLAGSLAPRADASMRGGFVNLGLDATRSHLARAVLEGVAMNLRWLRGPVEAFVKRRFSHFALYGGGAESDAWSQIVADVLGAPVHRIEQPQYTTCVGVALLAFQRLGLLGFDDFASRVRIRGVCEPNRANADVYAEMSAQFVEAFTRNRPIFRALQRNLREPRASPVAGRSLF, translated from the coding sequence ATGTCTCGCAACGTCCCGACGAAAGGAGGCGCGATGGCCGAACCCGGACCCTGCGTGCTGGCGATCGATCTCGGCACGAGCGGCCCGAAGGCCGCCGTCGTTTCGCTCGACGGGCGCGTCGTCGCGGCGGCGCGCGATGCGGTTGCGATGCTGCGCGTGCCGGGCGGCGGCGTCGAGCAGGACCCGCTCGATGTCTGGCGCGCGGTCAGGCATGCATGCGGCGTCGCGCTGCATGCGGCGGGCGTCGCGCCGCGCGGCGTGCTCGCGGTTGCGTGCAGCAGCCAGTATTCGTCGATCGTGCCCGTCGGCGCCGACGGCGCGCCCGTCGCGAACATGATGCTCTGGCTCGACCGGCGCGGCGCGCCGCGCGCGGTGCGCGACATCGCGGGTTGTCCGGCGCCGGCCGATTCGCTGCTGCGGCAGTGGCGCTGGCTGCGCGTGCATGGGCTGCCGCCCGTCGAAGGCGGCATTTCGCTCACGCACATGCGTTATCTGAAGTACGCGAAGCCCGACGTCTACGCACGCACCGCGGCGTTTCTCGAGCCGATGGACTATCTGAACCTGCGCTTCACCGGACGCATGTGCGCGAATCAATGCACGGCGTTCATGTCGCTCGCGGTCGACAACCGCCACCTGAACGCGACGCGCTACGATCCGCGGCTGGTTCGCTATTCGCGCATCGACCCGGACAAACTGCCCGAGCTGCTGCCCGTCGATGCGATCGTCGGCCGCGTGTTGCCCGACGTCGCCGACGAGCTTGGCCTGTCGCGCGACACGCCGGTGGTCGCGGGGCTGAACGACACGCAGGCGGGGGGCATCGGCGCGCATGCGTTCGCGGGCGATCATGCGGCGCTGTCGATCGGCAGCTCGAGCGTGATGATCGCTCACGTGCGATTCAAGCGCACCGACATCCGCCATGCGATCCTCAGCATGCCGAGCCCGGTGCCGGACACGTATTTCGTGATGGCGGAGAACGGCGTCGGCGGCGCGGCGTTGAAGCACTTCATCGAGCAGCAGGTCTATGCGGACGACCCGTTCGGCGCGCTGCCGCGCGACGATTGCTTCGCACGCCTGCAGAAGGCGATCGACGCGACGCCGCCCGGCAGCGGCGGGGTGATGTTCATGCCGTGGCTGGCGGGATCGCTCGCGCCGCGTGCGGATGCGTCGATGCGCGGCGGCTTCGTCAATCTCGGACTTGACGCGACGCGCAGCCATCTCGCGCGCGCGGTGCTCGAAGGCGTCGCGATGAACCTGCGCTGGTTGCGCGGCCCCGTCGAGGCATTCGTGAAGCGGCGCTTCTCGCACTTCGCGCTCTACGGCGGCGGCGCGGAATCGGATGCGTGGTCGCAGATCGTCGCGGACGTGCTGGGCGCGCCTGTTCACCGCATCGAGCAGCCGCAGTACACGACGTGCGTCGGCGTCGCGCTGCTTGCGTTCCAGCGGCTCGGTTTGCTCGGCTTCGACGACTTCGCGTCGCGCGTGCGGATACGCGGCGTTTGCGAGCCGAATCGCGCGAATGCGGACGTCTATGCGGAGATGTCGGCGCAATTCGTCGAGGCGTTCACGCGCAACCGGCCGATTTTCAGGGCATTGCAGCGCAATCTGCGTGAACCGCGGGCATCGCCGGTTGCGGGGCGATCTCTCTTCTGA
- a CDS encoding metal-dependent hydrolase, protein MRPQPDRVIPVRRVRPRFDDVEGRLWFGGDRFRTALFNAYTMLLCDEFEFVAIARDYLPAIRDEHLRRQLKSWLGQEAAHGVQHRKACDYLDRVGLRYRGFHKVENFLVFRFLFPLLGRKLRIALIAALEHINTLMGEMCLRRPDYFARANRELGLLLSWHFAEEIEHRAVIHDVADAAGVGYVTRITVGAFAFALYSGVLFATTFWFAAQSSDLLRPSTYVQWFRFMFVDERFAQFMLAYARAYLSPHFHPLKRDSDHFAEAVFRRLAPARTVAGG, encoded by the coding sequence ATGCGCCCACAACCTGACAGAGTCATTCCGGTTCGCCGGGTTCGACCGCGTTTCGACGACGTCGAAGGCCGCCTGTGGTTCGGCGGCGATCGGTTCCGCACGGCGCTGTTCAACGCGTACACGATGCTGCTGTGCGACGAGTTCGAGTTCGTCGCCATCGCGCGCGATTACCTTCCCGCGATACGCGACGAGCATCTGCGGCGCCAGCTCAAATCATGGCTGGGGCAGGAAGCCGCGCACGGCGTCCAGCACCGGAAGGCCTGCGATTACCTGGATCGCGTCGGCCTGCGGTACCGCGGCTTTCACAAGGTCGAGAACTTTCTCGTATTCCGGTTCCTGTTTCCGCTGCTCGGACGGAAGCTGCGCATCGCGCTGATCGCGGCGCTCGAGCATATCAATACGCTGATGGGCGAGATGTGCCTGCGCCGGCCGGATTACTTCGCGCGGGCGAACCGCGAACTCGGGCTGCTGCTGAGCTGGCATTTCGCCGAGGAAATCGAACATCGCGCCGTGATTCACGACGTCGCGGACGCGGCCGGCGTGGGCTACGTCACCCGGATCACCGTCGGCGCCTTCGCGTTCGCGCTCTACAGCGGAGTGCTGTTCGCGACCACTTTCTGGTTCGCCGCCCAGTCTTCGGATCTGTTGCGGCCATCCACGTATGTCCAGTGGTTTCGCTTCATGTTTGTCGACGAGCGCTTCGCACAGTTCATGCTTGCGTACGCTCGGGCATACCTGTCGCCGCATTTTCATCCGCTGAAGCGCGATTCCGACCATTTCGCCGAGGCGGTGTTCCGACGCCTGGCGCCGGCGAGAACGGTCGCAGGCGGATGA
- a CDS encoding pyridoxal phosphate-dependent decarboxylase family protein codes for MDLEEGIRRLYPYAEEFGVTRGFPEHGMPRDALLAQLRSMAEREDRNWESGRCSGAMYSGDRDHHAWLNEAYSIFSHVNALRRDMCPSMNRMESEIVGMTVAMLHGEAVAAHHPGQRACGMITLGGTESILGATLAYREKARAERGIDRPRMIWPASAHPVFRKAAHLFGFDVTVAPVDPDTMQVDADFVRDAIDADTVMLVGSACNYPYGTVDPIEALSEIAVEKEVWLHVDGCLGGWMLPWGEELGYPNIPAFDFRLPGVTSISADTHKFGYGPKGGSVLAWRDASFRRYQYFLMTDWVGGVYGSPGLAGSRSGGLIAATWAALRGLGREGYRARARAIFDTAFDMQAAVRAIPELRVLGKPTFCFAFASDAFDIYHVNDFMRQRGWRLNGLRHPDALQMCVTEPQTRPGVADQFRRDLGAAVEHARRHARERPKTSGIYASDATGVDLSDDARARAFFTQVIDLFTDCPL; via the coding sequence ATGGATCTGGAGGAAGGCATCAGGCGGCTGTATCCGTATGCGGAGGAATTCGGCGTGACGCGAGGTTTTCCGGAACACGGGATGCCGCGCGACGCACTGCTCGCGCAATTGCGCTCGATGGCGGAGCGCGAGGACCGCAACTGGGAAAGCGGGCGTTGCTCGGGTGCGATGTATTCCGGCGATCGCGACCATCACGCGTGGCTGAACGAAGCGTATTCGATCTTCAGTCACGTGAACGCATTGCGGCGCGACATGTGCCCGAGCATGAACCGGATGGAAAGCGAGATCGTCGGCATGACGGTGGCGATGCTGCACGGCGAAGCCGTGGCCGCGCATCATCCCGGGCAGCGCGCGTGCGGAATGATTACCCTCGGCGGCACCGAGAGCATCCTTGGCGCGACGCTCGCGTATCGCGAGAAGGCGCGGGCCGAGCGCGGCATCGATCGGCCGCGGATGATCTGGCCGGCGTCCGCGCATCCCGTGTTCCGCAAGGCCGCGCATCTGTTCGGCTTCGACGTGACCGTCGCGCCGGTCGATCCGGACACGATGCAGGTCGACGCCGATTTCGTGCGCGATGCGATCGACGCGGATACGGTGATGCTCGTGGGCTCGGCGTGCAATTACCCGTACGGCACGGTCGATCCGATCGAGGCGCTGTCGGAGATCGCGGTCGAAAAGGAGGTGTGGCTGCACGTGGACGGCTGTCTGGGCGGCTGGATGCTGCCGTGGGGCGAGGAGCTGGGTTATCCGAACATTCCGGCATTCGATTTTCGCCTGCCTGGCGTCACGTCGATCTCGGCGGATACGCACAAGTTCGGCTACGGCCCGAAGGGCGGCTCGGTGCTCGCGTGGCGCGACGCGAGCTTTCGGCGCTATCAGTATTTTTTGATGACCGATTGGGTGGGCGGCGTCTATGGCTCACCTGGCCTGGCCGGCAGCCGCTCGGGCGGCCTGATCGCCGCGACGTGGGCGGCGCTGCGCGGCCTCGGGCGCGAAGGCTACCGCGCACGCGCAAGGGCGATTTTCGATACGGCGTTCGACATGCAGGCCGCGGTTCGCGCGATTCCGGAACTGCGCGTGCTCGGCAAGCCGACGTTCTGCTTCGCGTTCGCGTCGGACGCGTTCGACATCTATCACGTGAACGATTTCATGCGGCAGCGCGGTTGGCGTCTCAACGGCTTGCGGCACCCCGACGCGCTGCAGATGTGCGTGACGGAGCCGCAGACGCGGCCGGGCGTCGCCGACCAGTTTCGGCGCGATCTCGGCGCGGCGGTGGAGCATGCGCGACGCCATGCGCGGGAACGCCCGAAGACCAGCGGCATCTATGCGAGCGACGCGACGGGCGTCGACCTGAGCGACGACGCGCGGGCGAGGGCGTTCTTCACGCAGGTGATCGATCTGTTCACGGATTGCCCGCTTTAG
- a CDS encoding acyl-CoA dehydrogenase family protein: MLAPQLDVIAPGGPVLRHADGLFELPPPEDATRDATSRWVDRFAGDLLDKVSHEAAQLDRAGATLRREVMTEAARCGLLGASLPRRVGGLGMSLLGWGHALERVGYLCDDASFALNVSLFQSVANMLAASGNAVLIERYVAPVCTGERLVAFAYTEEADAFSMKSTLRAHRGDYVVNGAKVMVTAGAMADSYMTYVMNEATDDMAVAMIDRDAPGVHVQPIETMGLRASGLAAVRFDSVRVPKEQLLLAENGLDHVQNFLNPRRGILCCAPIGRMQRIVDECVKMLSETVRHGAPLTSMQLIQARLGRMQMKVHISKALVDPALDWLDQNATNNHLEEIVSAAKHEITEHAIAVALDSIRLTGARGYAHANQFERYLRDFCGLISGAGSQDVLEVNMGLLAVARAAGRTTG; encoded by the coding sequence ATGCTCGCTCCTCAATTGGACGTGATCGCGCCGGGTGGGCCTGTGTTGCGGCACGCGGACGGGCTCTTCGAGCTGCCGCCGCCCGAGGACGCGACGCGCGACGCGACGAGCCGCTGGGTCGACCGGTTCGCAGGCGATCTGCTCGACAAGGTGTCGCACGAGGCCGCGCAACTGGACCGGGCCGGCGCGACGCTCCGGCGCGAGGTGATGACCGAGGCGGCCCGCTGCGGATTGCTCGGAGCGTCGCTGCCGCGTCGCGTCGGCGGCCTCGGCATGTCGCTGCTGGGTTGGGGGCACGCGCTCGAGCGCGTGGGTTATCTGTGCGACGACGCTTCGTTCGCGCTGAACGTCAGCCTGTTTCAGTCCGTGGCCAACATGCTCGCCGCGAGCGGCAACGCCGTGCTGATCGAGCGCTATGTCGCGCCCGTGTGCACCGGAGAGCGGCTCGTCGCGTTCGCCTACACGGAAGAGGCGGATGCGTTCAGCATGAAGAGCACGCTGCGCGCGCATCGCGGCGACTACGTGGTGAACGGCGCCAAGGTCATGGTGACGGCCGGTGCGATGGCCGACAGCTACATGACGTATGTGATGAACGAGGCCACCGACGACATGGCGGTCGCGATGATCGACCGGGATGCGCCGGGCGTGCACGTGCAGCCGATCGAGACGATGGGCCTGCGCGCGAGCGGCCTCGCCGCAGTTCGCTTCGATTCCGTGCGCGTGCCGAAGGAGCAGTTGCTGCTCGCGGAGAACGGCCTGGACCACGTGCAGAATTTTCTGAATCCGCGCCGCGGCATTCTGTGTTGCGCGCCAATCGGGCGCATGCAGCGTATCGTGGACGAGTGCGTGAAGATGTTGTCGGAGACGGTCCGGCACGGCGCGCCGCTGACGAGCATGCAACTGATTCAGGCCCGGCTCGGCCGGATGCAGATGAAGGTCCACATTTCGAAGGCGCTCGTCGATCCCGCGCTGGACTGGCTGGACCAGAACGCGACGAACAATCATCTCGAGGAGATCGTGTCGGCGGCCAAGCACGAGATCACCGAGCATGCGATTGCCGTCGCGCTCGACTCCATTCGGCTCACCGGCGCGCGCGGCTACGCGCATGCGAACCAGTTCGAGCGGTATCTTCGCGATTTCTGCGGATTGATCTCCGGCGCCGGTTCGCAGGACGTGCTGGAGGTCAACATGGGCTTGCTTGCGGTCGCCCGCGCGGCGGGCCGGACGACGGGATGA
- a CDS encoding class I SAM-dependent methyltransferase, giving the protein MLRALSDGRTDLDVCDVACAAGHSAFAFLGRAKLMCGVDPSPNMLRNFVALGRARGAPVRAVEAYAESMPLPDQGFDFVVCRLAAHHFHDIARALAEFRRILRPGGSVVIIDLQGDDDPECDGVNHQLEVLHDPTHVRSYTVARWRELLENAGLRIATLERDLTERPGGVGLARWCDIANSGDAAYAAMVALLDATPRATLDAIGVRRDDRGYTVPVRTCFIEAQAR; this is encoded by the coding sequence ATGCTGCGTGCGCTCAGCGACGGGCGGACGGACCTGGACGTCTGCGACGTCGCGTGCGCCGCCGGCCATTCGGCGTTCGCGTTTCTGGGCCGCGCGAAATTGATGTGCGGCGTCGATCCGTCGCCCAACATGCTGCGCAACTTCGTCGCGCTGGGGCGGGCCAGAGGGGCGCCGGTTCGCGCGGTCGAGGCGTATGCCGAATCGATGCCGCTGCCCGATCAGGGCTTCGACTTCGTGGTTTGCCGGTTGGCCGCGCACCACTTCCACGACATTGCCCGCGCACTCGCCGAATTCCGTCGCATTCTCCGGCCCGGCGGCAGCGTCGTCATCATTGATCTGCAAGGCGACGACGATCCCGAATGCGACGGCGTGAACCACCAGTTGGAGGTGCTTCACGATCCGACTCACGTGCGCAGCTATACCGTTGCGCGCTGGCGCGAACTGCTCGAGAACGCGGGGCTGCGCATCGCGACGCTGGAGCGCGACCTCACCGAGCGCCCGGGCGGGGTCGGTCTCGCGCGCTGGTGCGATATCGCCAACTCCGGCGACGCCGCGTACGCGGCGATGGTCGCGCTGCTTGACGCAACGCCGCGGGCGACGCTCGACGCGATCGGCGTGCGCCGCGACGACCGGGGCTACACGGTGCCCGTGCGGACCTGCTTCATCGAAGCACAAGCTCGATAA
- a CDS encoding SAM-dependent methyltransferase has translation MSASQITMVPIGKVASPRVELIDDHWGAIESTITIDSPALSDDALMGLDTFSHIEVIYHLNQVPSQEIERGARHPRGRADWPKVGILAQRSKGRPNLIGVSRCQLLSVEGRTLRVRGLDAVDGTPVLDIKPYLEEFGPIGRVSQPAWSHEVMKDYYILQPSE, from the coding sequence GTGTCGGCTAGTCAAATCACCATGGTTCCGATCGGCAAGGTGGCGTCGCCGCGTGTCGAGTTGATCGACGATCACTGGGGAGCGATCGAATCGACGATCACGATCGATTCGCCGGCGCTGTCGGACGACGCGCTGATGGGGCTCGATACGTTCAGTCACATCGAGGTGATCTACCACTTGAATCAGGTGCCTTCGCAAGAGATCGAGCGGGGCGCGCGGCATCCGCGCGGGCGCGCCGATTGGCCGAAGGTCGGGATTCTCGCGCAACGCTCGAAAGGGCGTCCGAACCTGATCGGCGTGTCCCGCTGCCAGTTGCTGTCGGTCGAAGGCCGAACCTTGCGCGTGAGGGGGCTCGATGCCGTCGACGGCACCCCCGTGCTGGACATCAAGCCGTACCTGGAGGAGTTCGGGCCGATCGGAAGGGTCAGCCAGCCAGCCTGGAGTCACGAGGTCATGAAGGACTACTACATCCTGCAACCTTCCGAGTGA
- a CDS encoding coproporphyrinogen-III oxidase family protein, with protein sequence MNVRACDFPETIEYEPNLGALLDRHPELQIERDDYNINVTANYGERLEPDALFERYKRHPGRGKPAHLYYHFPLCEYICHFCNYVKQLASPTSRDAQLDRWTDALIKESTLYAQQVPWITGALIESFYIGGGTAAVLTPAHLLRILDHVRSTFHVTPECELNIEGNPDNFCDIDKVRALSDIGFNRFSVGVQSFTPEVNQFTNRGHTPDMSRQAILNLRSTGFPFNVDMMFGLPHQTPETVSEDLRTLVELRVPTITIYRLRNADRQSMGIGNRAVWNVPKVRNRLVEQGLFPTLGATYEMRERAVEHLVRNGYQPSPCGWWSLPGTYRDGNIPRVSRNKWQRFDTMLAFGPGAYGWLAGANQSVIQTHNGSDISGYLHHMESSDTPPLAFGRLLTGNQAVGTALGFAYKSRQPIEIDRFKREYGVDLAEDEPFKTVFSELLTKGLIRSTDNGNAFLPTLNGEALHEEIISVYLHERIGSFTAAVCNKVA encoded by the coding sequence ATGAACGTCAGAGCGTGTGACTTTCCGGAGACGATCGAATACGAGCCCAATCTGGGCGCGCTTCTCGACCGTCACCCGGAGCTGCAGATCGAACGGGACGACTACAACATCAACGTCACCGCGAACTACGGCGAGCGCCTCGAGCCCGATGCGCTGTTCGAGCGCTACAAGCGACATCCCGGGCGGGGCAAGCCCGCGCATCTGTACTATCACTTTCCGCTGTGCGAATACATCTGTCACTTCTGCAACTACGTCAAGCAGCTTGCCTCGCCGACATCGCGCGACGCCCAGCTCGATCGGTGGACGGATGCGTTGATCAAGGAATCCACGCTGTACGCCCAGCAGGTTCCGTGGATCACCGGCGCGCTGATCGAATCCTTCTATATCGGCGGCGGCACGGCCGCTGTCCTCACTCCGGCGCATCTGTTGCGCATTCTCGATCACGTCCGCTCGACGTTCCACGTGACGCCGGAATGCGAGCTGAACATCGAGGGCAATCCGGACAATTTCTGCGACATCGACAAAGTCCGAGCGCTCAGCGATATCGGATTCAACCGCTTCAGCGTCGGCGTGCAATCCTTCACGCCGGAGGTGAACCAGTTCACCAATCGCGGCCATACGCCGGACATGTCGCGCCAGGCGATCCTCAACCTGCGCAGCACCGGCTTCCCGTTCAACGTCGACATGATGTTCGGCCTTCCGCATCAGACGCCCGAAACGGTCTCGGAGGATCTGCGCACGCTCGTCGAACTCAGGGTCCCGACCATCACGATCTATCGGCTGCGCAACGCGGACCGGCAGTCAATGGGAATCGGCAACCGGGCCGTGTGGAACGTGCCGAAGGTTCGCAACCGGCTCGTCGAGCAAGGCCTCTTTCCGACGCTGGGTGCGACTTACGAGATGCGCGAGCGCGCGGTCGAGCATCTCGTGCGAAACGGCTATCAGCCGAGCCCGTGCGGCTGGTGGAGCCTGCCCGGCACGTATCGCGACGGCAACATTCCCCGCGTGTCCCGCAACAAATGGCAGCGCTTCGATACCATGCTGGCATTCGGCCCCGGCGCATACGGCTGGCTCGCGGGCGCCAACCAGAGCGTGATCCAGACGCACAACGGCTCCGACATCAGCGGCTACCTCCACCATATGGAATCGAGCGACACGCCGCCGCTCGCCTTCGGGCGTCTGCTTACCGGCAATCAGGCCGTCGGCACCGCGCTCGGTTTCGCGTACAAATCCCGTCAGCCGATCGAGATCGACCGCTTCAAGCGCGAGTACGGCGTGGATCTCGCCGAGGACGAGCCTTTCAAGACGGTCTTTTCGGAACTCCTCACCAAGGGCCTGATCCGGTCGACCGACAACGGCAATGCGTTCCTGCCCACATTGAACGGGGAAGCGCTGCACGAGGAAATCATCTCGGTATACCTGCACGAGCGCATCGGTTCGTTCACCGCGGCGGTCTGCAACAAGGTGGCCTGA
- a CDS encoding redoxin domain-containing protein, which translates to MIVTTSNEPRIRRHSPYVAALRTPLAGAWVGIRFLLIPLLWPRYRMGSRMDWAFSVDAFMKRSLYPLTETPDDVLKRDLELPASVQRRHDIAEPAGGETGAASAPRSGNGWARLGHHPIDLARFANGRPLLLILYRGSWCPYSRLHLADLSTVAHRLETLGVAVLAVSARRHDDWWRAKGISLTFAADPNGDLFQAMGVRIAPPLSHRVWGMLLPHESGFLFDRNGNLVAADVRRLNPTKTRQTFLSSTRWLALAHELTEAERIAQHND; encoded by the coding sequence ATGATCGTGACAACATCCAACGAACCGCGCATTCGCCGCCACTCCCCGTACGTCGCCGCGCTGCGCACGCCGCTTGCCGGTGCGTGGGTCGGCATCCGCTTTCTGCTCATTCCGTTGCTCTGGCCGCGCTACCGCATGGGCAGCCGGATGGATTGGGCGTTCTCGGTGGACGCCTTCATGAAGCGATCGCTGTATCCGCTCACCGAGACACCGGACGATGTGCTGAAACGCGACCTGGAACTTCCCGCGTCCGTCCAGCGCCGGCACGACATCGCCGAGCCCGCCGGCGGCGAAACCGGGGCGGCTTCTGCTCCGCGCTCCGGGAACGGATGGGCGCGCCTCGGCCATCATCCGATCGATCTCGCGCGATTCGCGAACGGCCGGCCGCTGCTGCTGATCCTGTATCGAGGCAGTTGGTGCCCCTACTCCAGGCTTCATCTCGCCGATCTCTCGACGGTGGCGCATCGCCTGGAAACCCTCGGGGTTGCCGTTCTGGCCGTCAGCGCGCGCCGCCACGACGACTGGTGGCGCGCAAAGGGCATCTCGCTCACATTCGCCGCGGACCCCAACGGCGACCTGTTTCAAGCGATGGGCGTTCGCATCGCCCCGCCGCTGTCGCATCGCGTGTGGGGCATGCTGCTGCCGCACGAGAGCGGCTTCCTGTTCGACCGGAACGGGAATCTCGTGGCCGCGGACGTGCGGCGACTCAATCCGACGAAAACCAGGCAGACGTTCCTCTCGTCGACACGATGGCTCGCGCTCGCGCACGAGCTCACCGAGGCGGAGCGGATTGCGCAGCACAACGACTGA
- a CDS encoding membrane protein, with protein sequence MKKYALALLLMLFSSMSAMAGAIIPSGGTLVAGQYVISNNGNFAFGIDAATGKLYFHYKFPTQAWGASSMSQIYGTKPEGALYVGKGDRLVMQTDGRLVFYAGNDVVWSNWYFGPAPIPGSYAVVEDFGVVAIYPPQGGYPSFTWPFASITPNSGALTTVAGYPFGLNFPVLNGYQSLQVFNNVTHYLWNKSFAADSVAMQPDGNLVVYNKGGPVWSTGTSGNPGAYMLVTPVGFVLGKQYGGIVANVPYPVSVDQSSRASGPDDPKPATPPPPALNLPINASWKCYYVRDWLVCYAPG encoded by the coding sequence ATGAAGAAATACGCATTGGCGCTCTTGTTGATGCTGTTTTCGTCGATGTCCGCAATGGCGGGGGCGATCATTCCATCGGGCGGCACGCTGGTGGCGGGACAATACGTGATATCGAACAATGGCAATTTCGCATTCGGCATCGACGCGGCAACCGGCAAGCTCTATTTCCACTACAAGTTCCCGACGCAGGCGTGGGGCGCAAGTTCGATGTCGCAAATCTACGGAACGAAGCCCGAGGGCGCGCTCTACGTCGGCAAAGGCGACCGGCTCGTGATGCAGACCGACGGCCGGCTCGTGTTCTACGCGGGCAACGACGTCGTCTGGAGCAACTGGTATTTCGGCCCCGCGCCGATTCCGGGCTCGTATGCCGTCGTCGAGGATTTCGGCGTCGTCGCGATCTATCCGCCGCAGGGCGGCTATCCTTCGTTCACCTGGCCGTTCGCATCGATCACGCCGAACAGCGGCGCGCTCACGACAGTCGCCGGCTATCCGTTCGGCCTGAACTTCCCGGTGCTCAACGGATACCAATCGCTGCAGGTCTTCAACAACGTCACCCATTACCTGTGGAACAAGAGCTTCGCGGCGGACAGCGTCGCGATGCAGCCCGACGGCAATCTCGTCGTGTACAACAAGGGAGGGCCGGTCTGGTCGACGGGAACGTCGGGCAATCCGGGCGCCTACATGCTGGTGACGCCTGTCGGCTTCGTGCTCGGCAAGCAGTACGGCGGCATCGTCGCGAACGTGCCGTATCCGGTGTCCGTTGACCAGTCGAGCCGCGCGAGCGGCCCGGACGATCCGAAGCCCGCCACGCCGCCGCCTCCTGCGCTGAACCTGCCGATCAACGCGAGCTGGAAGTGCTATTACGTCAGGGACTGGCTCGTGTGCTACGCGCCTGGTTGA
- a CDS encoding MoaD/ThiS family protein, which produces MNIVLSGVLQKYAQYQREHSLAAETVQEAIQLLVGRFPAMGNVLLDSAGHPRKVHRMFLNGHQISPEQVGQCVKQEDRLEILTAIAGG; this is translated from the coding sequence ATGAATATCGTCTTGTCAGGTGTGCTGCAGAAATACGCGCAATATCAGCGCGAGCACTCGCTGGCCGCGGAAACGGTTCAGGAGGCCATCCAGTTGCTGGTGGGACGATTCCCCGCGATGGGCAACGTGCTGCTGGATTCGGCCGGTCATCCGCGCAAGGTGCATCGCATGTTTCTGAACGGCCATCAGATTTCGCCCGAACAAGTCGGCCAATGCGTGAAGCAGGAAGACAGGCTGGAGATTCTGACCGCGATCGCGGGAGGTTGA
- a CDS encoding peroxiredoxin — protein sequence MQSHQPTLARSRDIAPHAQDLPQAQAVLQAGDAAPDFSLPASRAGRPLDYALKDALHKGAVVVYFYPSAFTSGCNAQAHAFARDIDQFAAAGASVVGVSLDSIERLQAFSADPQYCGGRFPVASDAQGRVARAFGLAVEPAPHGKTDTRGEPNDHDRVPRTTFVIAPHGKVAATIAGASAVEHVEQALAWVRRLSADNTNAR from the coding sequence ATGCAGAGCCATCAACCCACTTTGGCGAGATCTCGCGATATCGCTCCCCACGCACAGGATCTCCCGCAGGCGCAGGCCGTCCTGCAAGCGGGAGACGCCGCTCCCGACTTCTCCCTGCCCGCCTCCCGGGCGGGCCGCCCGCTGGACTACGCGCTGAAGGACGCGCTGCACAAAGGCGCCGTGGTGGTCTATTTCTACCCATCCGCCTTCACGAGCGGATGTAACGCCCAGGCGCACGCGTTCGCCCGCGACATCGACCAGTTCGCCGCCGCGGGCGCCTCGGTCGTCGGCGTGTCCCTCGACAGCATCGAACGACTGCAAGCGTTCTCGGCCGATCCCCAGTACTGCGGCGGCAGGTTTCCTGTCGCCTCGGATGCGCAAGGCCGGGTGGCCCGCGCTTTCGGCCTGGCCGTCGAGCCCGCCCCGCACGGCAAAACCGACACGCGCGGCGAGCCCAACGACCATGACCGCGTGCCGCGCACGACTTTCGTCATCGCCCCGCACGGCAAGGTGGCCGCCACGATCGCGGGCGCGAGCGCGGTCGAGCATGTGGAGCAGGCGCTCGCGTGGGTTCGTCGCTTGTCGGCGGACAACACGAATGCGCGCTGA